The Solanum lycopersicum chromosome 2, SLM_r2.1 DNA window ataattatgtataaaaatttCTGCATGCATTAAAGAGGTCATAAACCAATCATCCACTAAACGTACAAAAGCAaaatccttttttaaaaaatggaattGACATGTACCAACAATTTTTAGATTAAGTTGGTATGTTTTGGTCAAATTAATATTTAGCAAACTATATTCTGCCCAAAAATAGGGGAGAAATTTTCTATTCACATTCATCTCtctcttcaaattatttttttgtaaaatagtaCCATAAGATATATTTAGTAGGTATTTTCTGTTCACACTCATCTctttcttcaaattattttttggtaaaatagtactaaaaaatatatttagtttgtATTTCTCTAACTTCCAATCATTTTTCATAGCAAAATGACCCCTTAAAAATAGTATAAGATATTTCATCGGTTCCTAgttaatttttcactttttccttttttttagttGTCCTTAACTTTTTAAAACTTACTATACCCTCAATtcattactttaaaaatatagaatttcttgaaaatcttaattcatctgtttcattattaataaagataaaatgataaaattactgTGTCAacattgttttcttaataacTATGCAAATTCGAAAGTgtacaagtaatttttttaaaaatataactctGAATAGTAAAATATATAGCACACATGTTTACTGTATCATGTAAAAATCCTACGTATAAATGACCTGAGACGAGGAAGAACAGTAGAACCCACAAGAGTTCCATCAATAAAGAATAGTTGTAAAAAAGAACACTATCACTGAAAGTTCAACCAGACGAGCAACACAGCATACACCGAAGAAAATGAAGGAAAGATATAGCAAACTAGTAGTGAACATATTAGTGATTTCAATGTGTATGGTTTTCGAGAGTTAGGGACGTTTATTTACAACAGCAGCAGGCAAAAGCATAAACAAACAGTAATTACAGTCGAGAATCAGGCTGATAAGTCAATCCcaacatctaaaccccaatatCCAACAGcaatttatatgataatgttttgcatttttcagCCAAAACCAAAGATCACTGCCACCACAAAAGTATTTATATCTCGTCTTGAACATGTCATACAGCAAAAGACAGCTTGTCAGGAGACGAGGCATCCTGTCCtgtaattgattaattaacagATGGTTATAGCATAAAAAGACATATATTTCTACAAGATCATGCTTTAACATGCACCAAAGATAGACTacaaattctttctttttttaaatccCGTAATAGACTTTGAATACATTAAGTAAAAGTGTGGAACTTATTCTGTACGTTAGGTAAAATAAATcatagaaaacaaagaaaagtaCTCACCATAGTAATAGTTACAAAATGACATGAACAGCACAACAGGAATGAAGATACCTCCGAACCCCCAGGACACATCGATCATCTTATGGCGAGCTTTCTCAAAGTCAGAAAAATCTGTGGCATCATCACAAATAGTCTTAGTTCTGGCAATAAAAGAGTCCATGTCCATGACAGGAACTTCACTGTTATCCACAACATTAGCTAGCCTTCTTTTCTTGCTTCGGTCAAATTCCATTAGATTTCTTGTTTCTTctcttaaatatttataacttcGCATCAAATTCATGATGAGCACGTTCatttttgtaattcttgattTTGCCATGCCAATGTGTATGAACGAATCAGCCAAAAATAAACACATCAATAGAATAGACATGGCAAAGGCCATAGCAGAAGGTATACTGGTGGTTAGGTAGATACTAATTCCTCCTGTCCATGCGAAAAGAAAGAGGGTATGCTGCTCTAGTTTAGATACAACCTCAAGTGCTTGTCGTTCCAAGTCCCAGTTCATTTGATTTAATGCATTCCTTCTCTGTTCCACATCTAACAACTTCACAACACTTGAACGCAAAGGGCGTGAAGGGactatcaaatgaaaaaaaaaaagaaaaagagaaaaaacaaacaaaagaagCAAGCAACTTTAGGGAACTAAATTTCGTATATCATAGACTAGAActgaatatttattatttgcatgTGTCTAAGTTAATATGTTTCTGaccttcaatacaatcaatagtTATATGTTCTGTTCCAGCCATGAGGAAACCAATATGTTGAAGACTTCCAATATCATCAATTTCTCTATGTCCTATTCCAGCGATAAGAAAAAATGCAAATTTGTTTAGTCAAAATAGTCAAACACTAAAATCAACTTCCCAAACCTAAGTAGTAACCCAAGGCAAACTATACAAGCCATATATAGAAAGTTCCACCATAATGAAAGAAATGTATGTTTCTATTAACTTTTCCAGCTTTACAGATGATTGtttattctctttttaaaaataaaaataaaagcctATAACATTTAAGCAGTACTGGGGGTAAGGGACTTATTCCAGAACTTGAGTAGATGAAGCTATCTACCAAGCCTGATACGCACCCATGGGATTGGTGCTATGCAACTCACTATAAACATAGCTCTTTGAAACAATTTTCGGGTGCTGATGTTATTTCCATCTTTATCAACCATCCCTTCAAAGACATTTAGAAATTAAAGGGAAAAAGTACACAGAAGAATCTTGAATCTAACTCGCACACATcaattgttaaaatatttaatttataacctCAAAAGTCAGTACTGTTAGCTACCAAATAACTGTATATTTGCAACAAATAATAGCTGCAATGCTTTGGGTAAATTGGTATTATGAGCAACATTTGCTGAATTACCAAGAAGACACCCTCATTGACTTATTGAGCTTAATATGCCAAGTCTTTTGCTTATAACCTGGAgactaaattttcaaaagataaacAGATAGCATATGTCATTAAACACTACGGTTGTCATGAATAGTAAGGGAGAGAACACAAGTAGAAACGCAGGACGAACTCCATATGTCAAAtgcaaagaaaatatataatttgccGTGTCCTCATAAAACTGATACCACATAGTAGCTAACAGAAATAAGAGTCAAACACATGAAATTTTTCAACACTTAACACGAATAAAAAAACCCTGGATACAACAAGTGTTGTAAAAGACTCGTTTGAGGCACACTTAAGCCCTCAAGTTAGGTGCCAAATGCTTGTCCAAACTCAACTTCCAAGTTTCACAAACCACAACTTAGAAACTCGAATTTTTGAAGTTTCAACTTCAAATCTACGGCCAAAAATAGAGCAAAATATGAGTACCTCCAATTTTTTCATGAGGTCCTTCCGTCAGTTGCAACAAAATGCcttataaagttaaaaaaacaaacttataGATAATAACCCTAGTTTTCATGTAAGGTTCAACATACAGAAATAGAACTACTTAGAAAGACATGTATGCATATATCAACACAACAGAGTAACTGGTACTATGCAACATTATGCTATTGAAAGAGCTAATATGGAGCGTCATTACGTACCAACTCGGCGAGACACTCGAGCACCGCGGTAAGGGAGAGACGAGCTCGGACTAGGGTTTGCACTCTGCGCGCCAagttatttttgtactaaatttTGGACAAAATGGTAAAAATGTCCTTATGTTTGGGGTAGATTTAATAGTCCCTTGAGCATTTTTGGGTTCATATTTACGTCTTctgaaaaatattcatattaatccTCTATTGTATTTTTTGGTTAGTACAGTTATTGTAATTTCTACTTCTCTTTGAACGTATATAAtgcaattattttctttttacaaaattttgtaGGTTCGCCTGCTTTTTAGAAATTCAATAGCTAATGTGCGAGTGACTTGTCATACTATTCGTCTGTAGGTGATTTTTTAAGATCGTCGTCAAATTTCGAGGCTCAATCGTGGACAggtggtgaaaactatcaagcTGGAGTATAATCGGGGCAAAGAAAATTCTGGTGAGGCGTTGAAATGCATAGAGATCAGAAAGAACACCAACGGTGAAAACATTCTATTGGGCGACACTTACACAGAGAGACAAAAGCTAGGGGAGCAAATGAGATTAGATACCCCAGTTTCCAAGTCGTAAACGATGGATACTAGGTGTTGTGCATATCGACCCATGCAATGTTATAGCTAACACGTTAAGTATTCCACCTCGGGAGTATATTCGCAAGAATGACATTCAAAGAATTGATGGGACCCGCACAAGCGGTGAATCATGTGGTTTAATTCGAAGCAAAGCAAGAACCTTACAGGGCTTGACATGTAATTAGCTACACTGGGACTGAGACACGGCCCAGGCTCTTATGAGAGGCAGCAGTGAGGAATTTTTCACAATGTAGCAAAAGCCTGACGGAGAAATATCTCGCGAAGGTAGAAGGCTCATGGGTCGTGAACTTCTTTTCCCAGAGAAGAAGCAATGACGATATTTGGAGAATAAACATCGACTAATTCtctgccagcagccgcggtaatatAAGAGGATGCAAGCATTATCCGAAACAATTGGGCATAAAGCATATGTAATACTGAAAAGATTATTTTTCGACTTAAAAAGTTGGATTAAGTTGTATAACTTCATTGCCGCGGAAAATTTACAAGTAATTTTTTCATTACATGACTGCCCAAAATCAGTACACCAAAACATGAATAACTCTGCTATCTGAATGACAA harbors:
- the LOC101249232 gene encoding uncharacterized protein, with product MAGTEHITIDCIEVPSRPLRSSVVKLLDVEQRRNALNQMNWDLERQALEVVSKLEQHTLFLFAWTGGISIYLTTSIPSAMAFAMSILLMCLFLADSFIHIGMAKSRITKMNVLIMNLMRSYKYLREETRNLMEFDRSKKRRLANVVDNSEVPVMDMDSFIARTKTICDDATDFSDFEKARHKMIDVSWGFGGIFIPVVLFMSFCNYYYGQDASSPDKLSFAV